A window of the Sporosarcina sp. FSL K6-2383 genome harbors these coding sequences:
- a CDS encoding alpha/beta-type small acid-soluble spore protein: MPNSGNSNQLVVPGVRQALDQMKNEIANEFGVQMGPDATSRANGSVGGEITKRLVRQAQEQMKGYQK, from the coding sequence ATGCCAAACAGTGGTAATTCAAATCAACTTGTTGTTCCAGGTGTTAGACAGGCGCTGGATCAAATGAAGAACGAAATCGCAAATGAATTTGGAGTACAAATGGGCCCAGATGCTACATCGCGTGCCAACGGATCCGTCGGCGGAGAAATTACAAAGCGATTAGTACGTCAAGCTCAAGAGCAAATGAAGGGTTACCAAAAATAA